In Acidobacteriota bacterium, the following proteins share a genomic window:
- a CDS encoding ankyrin repeat domain-containing protein: protein ALAAVRGHEAVVRLLLDRGAEPDASTGRERLTALMCAAANGHAGVARLLLDRGAAVDAASRDGYTALMLAAGYGRLETVGILLGAGASVAAATQTGWTALMSAAGSGHAAVVDRLITAGADVNAWTRDSGTTPLLCAVGNGHAAVVRLLLARGANAALADSAGVTAAALARRLEHAEIARLLAAETTAAAGRRPLPQPDPVDPGRGFAH from the coding sequence GGCGCTGGCCGCGGTGCGCGGCCACGAGGCGGTGGTGCGCCTGCTGCTGGACCGGGGGGCCGAGCCCGACGCCAGCACCGGGCGGGAGCGCCTGACCGCGCTGATGTGCGCCGCCGCCAACGGGCATGCCGGCGTGGCGCGGCTCCTGCTGGACCGGGGCGCGGCGGTGGACGCCGCCAGCCGGGACGGCTACACCGCCCTGATGCTCGCCGCCGGGTATGGCCGGCTGGAGACGGTGGGCATCCTGCTGGGCGCCGGCGCATCCGTCGCCGCCGCTACGCAGACCGGCTGGACCGCGCTCATGTCCGCCGCCGGCTCCGGGCACGCGGCTGTCGTGGACCGCCTCATCACCGCAGGCGCCGACGTCAACGCCTGGACCCGGGACAGTGGCACCACGCCGCTGCTCTGCGCCGTGGGCAACGGCCACGCGGCGGTGGTCCGGCTGCTCCTGGCCCGGGGCGCCAATGCGGCCCTCGCCGATTCCGCCGGCGTAACCGCCGCGGCGCTCGCCCGCCGGCTGGAGCACGCGGAGATCGCGCGGCTGCTGGCGGCGGAGACCACCGCGGCGGCCGGCCGCCGCCCGCTGCCGCAGCCTGACCCCGTGGACCCCGGCCGCGGCTTCGCCCATTGA